The Methanothermobacter sp. CaT2 DNA window CGCTGTAATTGTAAACGGTCACGGAGGGAACAAACTGGAGGACTGTATGGACGACCTCGAAGAGGAACTGGGCCTTGAAATCGCCTGGAACAACCGGATAGTTGAGATTGAGGGACCGCACGCAGGTAGCGGTGAACTATCCGCAGGTCTCATACTCGGTATCGCGGATCTGAGGCGCCTTGATGAATGCAGGCCTGAACTCTACCCTGAAATTGGAATGATAGGTCTGAAGGAGGCCCGTGAAGCCAACAGGGAAATAGATAAGGCTGCAAGGATATGTGAAAGGGAGGGTGTGAAACCCGACCCTGTTCTGGGCCAGAGAATACTTGATGATGCCGTTGAAAGTGTTATATCCGATGTGAAAGAGCTCCTGAAGATTATACAGGAATTTTAGCCATAAAGATGATCAGTTTAAGCACAACAGCCCTGAAGGTGCTTGAGGAGAGATACCTTCTCAGGGGTGAGGGTGGTGAGGTTGTAGAGACACCGGAGGAGATGTTCAGGAGGGTTGCGCGGGCTGTTGCATCTGCAGATGAGGCCTACGGTGATGACCCTGCGGTTGCGGAGGATGCCTTCTACTCGGTTATGGCTAAGCTTGAGTTCCTCCCAAATTCCCCGACCCTAATGAATGCAGGCACGCCCATCAACCAGCTCTCCGCCTGTTTTGTACTCCCTGTTGAGGACTCAATTGATAGTATCTTCAGCTCCCTGAGGGATATGGCCATCATCCACAAATCCGGTGGGGGTGTTGGCTTCTCATTTTCCAGGTTAAGACCCAGAGGGGACATCGTCGCGTCCACAATGGGTGTTGCCTCGGGGCCTGTGTCCTTCATGAGGATATTCGATGTTGCGGTTGACGTTATAAAGCAGGGCGGGCGAAGAAGGGGCGCCAATATGGGTGTCCTCCATGTGAGCCACCCCGACATATTCAGCTTCATAGACGCCAAGTCAAGGGAGGGTCCCCTGCGGAACTTCAACCTCTCAGTCACCGTACCTGATGAGTTCATGGATGACCGCCCGGTGGACCTGATAAACCCCAGGAACGGTGAGGTGGTTGACTCGGTAGAATCCAGGGTGATACTTAAGAGGATCGTGGAGGCAGCCTGGAGGTCCGGAGATCCCGGG harbors:
- the arfB gene encoding 2-amino-5-formylamino-6-ribosylaminopyrimidin-4(3H)-one 5'-monophosphate deformylase translates to MLVELNLDAGNIISEDVHRIGILAVGSHLENHGPALPIDTDAKIASYVALEAALRTGARFLGVLYAASEFPYVKHGIHMDRDELVERELKPVLRKARRLLNLEAAVIVNGHGGNKLEDCMDDLEEELGLEIAWNNRIVEIEGPHAGSGELSAGLILGIADLRRLDECRPELYPEIGMIGLKEAREANREIDKAARICEREGVKPDPVLGQRILDDAVESVISDVKELLKIIQEF